From a region of the Globicephala melas chromosome 19, mGloMel1.2, whole genome shotgun sequence genome:
- the LIN7B gene encoding protein lin-7 homolog B — protein MGSEGRAARSERLQMGRCARWASPPQEAFVSGAWPRAAPPSSPATARRVPRSGGADMAALVEPLGLERDVSRAVELLERLQRSGELPPQKLQALQRVLQSRFCSAIREVYEQLYDTLDITGSAEIRAHATAKATVAAFTASEGHAHPRVVELPKTDEGLGFNIMGGKEQNSPIYISRVIPGGVADRHGGLKRGDQLLSVNGVSVEGEQHEKAVELLKAAQGSVKLVVRYTPRVLEEMEARFEKMRSARRRQQHQSYSSLESRG, from the exons ATGGGGTCTGAGGGCAGGGCAGCGAGATCCGAGCGGTTGCAGATGGGACGGTGCGCTCGCTGGGCCTCGCCTCCGCAGGAGGCGTTCGTCTCTGGGGCGTGGCCTCGCGCAGCCCCGCCCTCCTCGCCGGCGACCGCCAGGCGGGTGCCTCGCAGCGGCGGCGCCGACATGGCTGCTCTGGTGGAGCCACTGGGGCTGGAGCGGG ACGTGTCCCGGGCGGTGGAGCTCCTCGAGCGGCTCCAGCGCAGCGGGGAGCTGCCCCCGCAGAAGTTGCAGGCCCTCCAGCGAGTCCTGCAGAGCCGCTTCTGCTCTGCCATCCGGGAG GTGTATGAGCAACTCTATGACACGCTGGACATCACCGGCAGTGCTGAGATCCGGGCCCACGCCACAGCCAAG GCCACGGTGGCCGCCTTCACAGCCAGTGAGGGccacgcacatcccagggtagtgGAACTACCCAAGACGGATGAGGGCCTGGGCTTCAACATCATGGGGGGCAAGGAGCAGAATTCGCCCATCTACATCTCCCGTGTCATCCCTGGAGGTGTGGCTGACCGCCACGGAGGCCTCAAGCGTGGGGATCAGCTGCTGTCAGTGAATGGTGTG AGCGTTGAGGGTGAGCAGCATGAGAAGGCAGTGGAGTTGCTGAAGGCTGCCCAGGGCTCGGTGAAGCTGGTGGTGCGCTATACACCTCGAGTGCTGGAGGAGATGGAGGCCCGCTTTGAGAAGATGCGCTCTGCCCGGCGGCGCCAGCAACATCAGAGCTACTC GTCCTTGGAGTCTCGAGGCTGA